One window from the genome of Metabacillus flavus encodes:
- a CDS encoding DUF4003 family protein encodes MEHVQHKLDQYSHIFLLLKDELKWKVSDQRILMMAASIYAVSNRPFNLPHYLNICDYMKAYSGMFSPYKSYHRFITAAILDTRYEDPFSKFDEMNRIHDEFVKAGFRKGIFTYISALAFMGTNTPEERIHEKAAKAHTIYSYMKDQHFFLTSASDYPLAVLLAEGEERSEDIVGLMESYYDQLNRSGFKKGNELQFLSHILSLAGAAGSQNLVDRCVQTAYTLENHGFRLKRKNYPEIGLLSLIDSQSSDIENLASAISQLNAAKHFKWNKEMNFTVAVHLIASERLENTTLLGTGFYTSIEIMMQAQQAAMIAVVASSATSVSDGGGGGE; translated from the coding sequence ATGGAACATGTTCAGCACAAACTGGATCAATACAGTCATATCTTTCTACTGCTAAAAGATGAATTGAAATGGAAGGTCTCTGACCAGAGAATTTTAATGATGGCCGCTTCTATTTATGCTGTTTCCAATCGGCCTTTCAACCTTCCGCACTATCTCAATATATGTGATTATATGAAAGCTTACAGCGGAATGTTTTCTCCATATAAATCCTACCACCGCTTCATCACAGCTGCTATCCTTGACACAAGGTACGAAGATCCCTTTTCCAAATTTGACGAAATGAATCGGATACACGATGAATTTGTAAAGGCCGGGTTTCGAAAGGGAATCTTTACTTATATCTCTGCATTGGCATTCATGGGCACAAATACTCCAGAAGAGAGAATCCATGAAAAAGCCGCAAAAGCGCATACCATTTACTCCTATATGAAGGACCAGCATTTTTTTCTTACATCTGCAAGTGACTATCCGCTTGCTGTTCTTCTCGCTGAAGGAGAGGAACGGTCAGAGGACATTGTAGGGTTAATGGAATCTTATTATGACCAGCTGAACCGAAGCGGTTTTAAAAAAGGCAATGAACTGCAATTTTTAAGTCATATTCTATCTCTAGCAGGTGCAGCAGGTTCTCAAAACTTAGTGGACCGCTGTGTTCAAACCGCTTACACACTGGAGAATCACGGCTTTAGATTAAAAAGAAAAAACTATCCGGAAATCGGTCTGCTTTCTTTAATTGACAGTCAAAGCTCGGATATAGAAAACCTTGCAAGTGCCATTAGCCAGCTGAATGCTGCAAAACATTTTAAATGGAATAAAGAAATGAACTTCACGGTAGCCGTCCATCTAATTGCCAGTGAACGCTTGGAAAACACAACCTTGCTCGGAACCGGATTTTATACTTCCATCGAAATCATGATGCAAGCTCAGCAAGCCGCTATGATTGCCGTAGTTGCAAGCTCAGCCACCTCTGTCTCTGACGGCGGCGGGGGCGGAGAATAA
- a CDS encoding cupin domain-containing protein has translation MNPFENRIETLHFKRSGMIPNHPSFPVLVYKGPILEHASKIEELFNRNNWLNSWRNGIFPYHHYHSNSHEVLGVISGYAEVRIGGEDGQDIMIQTGDVIVLPAGTGHKKLSSSADFKVAGAYPEGMNPDQYSENDPLLQEAIDCIQSVPIPVQDPVTGGNGPLHEHWKNK, from the coding sequence ATGAATCCCTTTGAAAATCGAATCGAAACTCTCCATTTCAAAAGGAGCGGAATGATACCAAACCACCCATCCTTTCCCGTACTTGTATATAAAGGACCAATCCTTGAACATGCCAGCAAGATTGAAGAACTGTTTAACCGGAATAATTGGCTGAACAGCTGGAGAAACGGTATTTTTCCTTATCATCATTACCACAGCAATTCTCACGAGGTACTTGGTGTGATTTCAGGTTATGCCGAGGTGCGGATCGGAGGAGAAGATGGACAAGACATAATGATTCAAACAGGAGATGTTATCGTTCTCCCTGCTGGAACCGGCCACAAAAAACTCTCATCCTCCGCCGATTTTAAAGTGGCAGGAGCTTATCCTGAAGGAATGAACCCTGATCAATACTCAGAAAACGACCCTCTTCTTCAAGAAGCCATCGACTGTATTCAATCCGTTCCCATTCCAGTTCAGGACCCGGTAACGGGAGGGAACGGACCACTTCATGAGCATTGGAAAAACAAATAA
- a CDS encoding S1C family serine protease, with translation MGYYDEHSNHNQESSSRFEGGKKPSKPSRWKPVLSSITSGVVGGMIVLGVYPMLDKQQESPAVQSAPNEQTASQSASKSANVQTVSNSTNVADVAENLSPAIVGIANLQQSQQSFSDTAQESSTGSGVIFKKDGKDAFILTNNHVVEGAQSLDVSLSNGKKAKGELVGADPLTDLAVLRINADEAPGMAPIGDSSKLRAGEKVIAIGNPLGIEFSRTVTEGIISGTDRSIQIDTSKGPWELNVLQTDAAINPGNSGGPLINMNGEVIGINSLKISQNGVEGLGFAIPSNDVMPIANQLMEKGQIDRPFLGVTLGDIEQIPPQIASEQLGLPEGMTTGVYLEKIQSGSPAEKGGLERGDVITALDGKKVKNSSELRKYLYESKSIGDKVKVTVYRDGKKQEATLTLTAQE, from the coding sequence ATGGGTTACTATGACGAGCATTCAAATCATAATCAGGAATCTTCGAGCCGCTTTGAGGGTGGAAAGAAACCATCCAAGCCCAGCCGCTGGAAGCCGGTTCTTTCTTCGATAACGAGCGGTGTGGTCGGAGGGATGATTGTTCTTGGGGTTTATCCGATGCTTGATAAGCAGCAGGAATCGCCGGCTGTGCAATCAGCTCCGAATGAGCAAACTGCTTCACAAAGTGCTTCCAAATCAGCGAATGTGCAAACGGTGAGCAATTCTACGAATGTTGCGGATGTGGCGGAGAATTTATCTCCTGCAATTGTGGGAATTGCGAATTTGCAGCAAAGTCAGCAGAGCTTTAGTGATACGGCTCAGGAAAGCAGTACGGGCTCCGGTGTAATCTTTAAGAAGGATGGTAAGGATGCCTTTATCTTGACGAATAATCACGTGGTTGAAGGGGCACAGTCGCTTGACGTTTCCTTATCTAATGGGAAAAAGGCAAAGGGAGAGCTGGTTGGAGCAGATCCTTTAACAGATTTGGCTGTTCTTCGCATTAATGCGGATGAGGCTCCGGGTATGGCGCCAATCGGTGATTCCTCTAAGCTTCGTGCTGGCGAGAAGGTGATTGCGATCGGGAATCCGCTTGGCATTGAGTTCTCCCGCACTGTAACGGAAGGAATTATTAGCGGAACGGACCGGAGCATCCAAATCGATACGTCGAAAGGACCTTGGGAATTAAACGTTCTTCAAACGGATGCGGCCATTAATCCGGGAAACAGCGGCGGCCCTCTTATCAATATGAACGGTGAGGTCATTGGCATCAATAGCTTGAAAATCAGCCAGAACGGTGTAGAGGGTCTTGGATTTGCTATTCCAAGCAATGATGTGATGCCGATTGCCAATCAGCTGATGGAGAAAGGACAGATTGATCGTCCGTTCCTTGGGGTTACCCTTGGAGATATTGAGCAAATTCCGCCTCAAATTGCGAGCGAGCAGCTCGGTCTTCCAGAAGGAATGACTACCGGTGTGTACCTGGAAAAAATTCAATCGGGTTCTCCGGCAGAAAAAGGAGGACTTGAGAGAGGCGATGTCATTACTGCCCTGGATGGTAAAAAAGTGAAAAATTCCAGTGAGCTGAGAAAGTACCTTTATGAAAGCAAGTCCATTGGCGACAAGGTGAAAGTCACGGTTTATCGCGATGGCAAAAAGCAAGAGGCTACTCTTACGCTCACTGCTCAAGAATAG
- a CDS encoding class F sortase, with the protein MKWFLSIVYVGLFTLFIYSAADYFFLNNQEPAVNATQDERKTEEKKDAAPAVIKTKLPLNKEFPRIKEQIESMNGLTSAFKGLEPVKVEIPKINVSGSIESVGTLPSGQMDVPKDDNNIGWFEPGTKVGNEGNAVLAGHVDNKTGPAVFYNLKKLEKGDEIKVKDNQGKELVFIVKNKVSYPRDKAPLDDIFGSTSRRNLNLITCTGTFDRSNRTHEERLVVYTELRDDLVKQIETNAENPEAPTKVEVKGNLVSWHAVRDEKIIGYRVYRKNSNGTKEQVGSVSSLDRKNYLDPDSESSIYSVTSVDIYGQESHFAKWTTEK; encoded by the coding sequence GTGAAATGGTTCCTCTCAATTGTTTATGTAGGACTGTTCACCCTATTCATTTATAGTGCAGCTGATTATTTTTTCTTAAATAACCAAGAACCAGCGGTTAATGCAACGCAGGATGAGAGAAAGACAGAAGAAAAGAAAGATGCAGCGCCAGCTGTGATAAAGACGAAGCTTCCTCTTAATAAGGAGTTTCCAAGAATCAAAGAGCAAATTGAATCCATGAACGGATTGACCTCCGCCTTTAAAGGATTGGAGCCGGTGAAGGTGGAAATTCCTAAAATCAATGTCTCGGGCAGTATTGAAAGTGTAGGAACCCTTCCGAGCGGTCAGATGGATGTTCCGAAAGATGATAATAATATCGGCTGGTTTGAACCGGGAACGAAGGTGGGTAATGAAGGAAACGCCGTTTTAGCAGGTCATGTAGATAATAAGACCGGTCCGGCTGTCTTTTACAACCTTAAGAAGCTTGAAAAAGGCGACGAAATTAAAGTGAAGGACAATCAGGGAAAAGAGCTTGTTTTTATTGTGAAAAACAAGGTAAGCTATCCGCGTGATAAAGCCCCTCTAGATGATATTTTTGGGAGTACAAGCAGACGGAATTTAAATTTAATTACTTGTACAGGAACATTTGACCGCTCTAACCGAACTCATGAAGAACGTCTCGTCGTTTATACGGAGCTCAGAGACGATTTAGTTAAACAGATTGAAACAAATGCGGAAAACCCTGAAGCTCCTACCAAAGTGGAGGTAAAAGGGAACTTGGTTTCATGGCATGCGGTCAGGGATGAAAAAATCATCGGATACCGTGTCTATCGCAAGAACAGTAATGGAACGAAGGAGCAAGTGGGAAGTGTATCTTCTCTTGACCGTAAAAATTATTTAGATCCTGATTCAGAGAGCTCCATCTACTCCGTCACGTCTGTCGATATTTACGGACAGGAATCCCATTTTGCAAAATGGACAACTGAAAAATAA
- a CDS encoding copper amine oxidase, with translation MNMKRILIMMMALLLFIPTMAMAAGEKAQPTVSTPAADLRSTLDQLLSEHFVLAVMSMTKKYDGAADAEQVQAALNQNAKDMTPAIESIYGKEGAAQFEEIFLGHNTYTDSLVEAAKSGDAEARKAAEAEVQEFVDNFAKFLGTATEGKLPEAAANEALRAHEDDVMKAFDMHVKGDYEASYTAFREGYARMFVISKALSTAIVSQMPEKFENSKADTPAADLRSNLNMLASEHFALAAMGMQKGFDGAKDYDFATWAEDMHTADFKAAIASIYGEEGGAQFEKVWQSKHITAQADLAAAAAQGDEEKVKAAKESLSMFSKEFGAFLGAATEENLPTADAQAAVKEHEDTVIKTFDSYAAKDYDTSTASFREGYAYMYGVGEALGGAIVKQMPDKFMAENMPSDMPKTGMGGTANDQSQYMMYAALAGILALTGGLVIRKRAMNK, from the coding sequence ATGAATATGAAAAGAATACTAATAATGATGATGGCTTTACTGCTTTTTATCCCGACTATGGCTATGGCCGCAGGAGAAAAGGCACAGCCGACGGTGTCAACACCAGCAGCAGATCTTAGATCGACTTTGGACCAGCTGTTATCCGAGCACTTTGTTTTAGCAGTAATGTCCATGACGAAGAAATATGACGGAGCTGCTGATGCAGAACAAGTACAAGCAGCACTAAATCAAAATGCAAAAGATATGACGCCAGCCATTGAATCCATTTACGGTAAAGAAGGCGCAGCACAGTTTGAAGAAATTTTCCTTGGTCATAACACATACACAGACTCTCTAGTCGAAGCAGCGAAAAGCGGAGATGCTGAAGCGCGCAAAGCAGCTGAAGCTGAAGTTCAGGAATTTGTTGACAACTTCGCTAAATTCCTTGGAACAGCTACTGAAGGAAAACTTCCTGAAGCAGCAGCAAACGAAGCTCTTCGTGCACATGAAGATGATGTAATGAAAGCATTCGATATGCATGTAAAAGGTGATTATGAAGCATCATACACAGCTTTCCGCGAAGGTTATGCACGGATGTTTGTCATCTCTAAAGCATTATCTACAGCAATCGTTTCTCAAATGCCTGAAAAATTCGAAAACTCTAAAGCAGATACACCGGCAGCTGACTTAAGATCTAACCTGAATATGCTTGCTTCTGAGCACTTTGCACTCGCCGCAATGGGTATGCAAAAAGGCTTTGATGGAGCAAAAGATTACGATTTCGCAACTTGGGCTGAAGATATGCACACAGCTGATTTCAAAGCAGCCATCGCTTCAATTTATGGTGAAGAAGGCGGAGCACAATTTGAAAAAGTATGGCAGTCTAAACACATCACAGCACAAGCTGATCTAGCTGCAGCGGCTGCACAAGGCGATGAAGAAAAAGTAAAAGCAGCTAAAGAATCTCTAAGCATGTTCTCTAAAGAATTTGGTGCATTCCTTGGTGCAGCAACGGAAGAAAACCTTCCTACTGCAGATGCTCAAGCAGCAGTAAAAGAACATGAAGACACAGTCATCAAAACGTTTGATAGCTATGCAGCAAAAGATTATGACACAAGTACAGCTTCATTCCGTGAAGGATATGCTTACATGTACGGTGTAGGTGAAGCACTTGGCGGAGCAATCGTAAAACAAATGCCAGACAAATTCATGGCAGAAAATATGCCTTCTGATATGCCTAAAACAGGTATGGGCGGTACAGCAAATGATCAGTCTCAATACATGATGTATGCTGCACTTGCTGGAATTCTAGCTCTAACTGGCGGATTAGTTATTCGTAAAAGAGCAATGAATAAGTAA
- a CDS encoding nucleotidyltransferase domain-containing protein, which yields MHTHIPTHLQKIQSTHQVKICFAVEAGSRAFGYASAKSDYDVRFIYIHRPEWYLSIDKERDVIEVPVSDNLDISGWEMTKALRLFRKSNPSLLEWLYADTYYEDRFSVAHELRSLNRTYFQPKPALFHYLSMAAANERKISGEAIPIKPLLNLIRSILSAGWIRDRGTFPPNTMESSVWAPFINMKKSGSTDPILLNKEKQAFIHREMEELREYAESLRQNPADPTAELNLLFLNTLRKAWSESRFQ from the coding sequence ATGCACACCCACATCCCCACCCACCTCCAAAAAATCCAATCCACCCACCAAGTCAAAATCTGCTTCGCCGTCGAAGCCGGAAGCCGCGCGTTCGGTTACGCATCAGCTAAAAGCGATTATGATGTGCGCTTTATTTATATCCACCGTCCGGAATGGTATCTTTCTATAGACAAAGAAAGAGATGTGATAGAGGTGCCTGTCAGCGATAACCTGGATATAAGCGGATGGGAAATGACGAAGGCACTAAGGCTTTTCAGGAAATCGAATCCGTCCTTGCTGGAGTGGCTCTATGCTGATACGTATTATGAGGATCGTTTTTCCGTTGCCCATGAGCTCCGTTCATTGAACCGCACATACTTTCAGCCAAAACCGGCGCTTTTCCACTATTTAAGTATGGCCGCAGCAAATGAGAGGAAGATCAGCGGAGAAGCGATACCTATTAAGCCTCTTTTAAATCTTATTCGTTCAATCCTAAGCGCAGGCTGGATTAGGGATCGTGGTACTTTTCCTCCGAACACAATGGAATCTTCTGTTTGGGCACCTTTTATAAATATGAAGAAATCCGGTTCCACGGATCCCATTTTGTTAAATAAAGAAAAGCAGGCTTTTATTCACCGTGAAATGGAAGAATTGAGAGAATACGCCGAATCTTTAAGACAAAATCCCGCAGATCCCACCGCAGAACTGAATCTTCTTTTTCTAAATACACTAAGAAAAGCCTGGTCTGAGAGCAGATTTCAATAA
- a CDS encoding nuclease-related domain-containing protein has translation MIRKERKIPIKILKLEALLRRLSKAHLKYPLIKEDLSKIKAGYRGEQSLDYYLSFLSNEKYHILHDLRLPHKTHHFQIDSLLLSPNFILIMEIKNIAGTLYFDHSFRQFIRTIDGKEEVFPNPLFQIVRHKMQLTNWLKEHQILNVPVENLLIFSNSSAIIKSSNPHSHTMKPIIQSAELILKIEELEKKYTIPIITDKQIKKIIKNLLKNHIALEVDVLGSYSILPQDIIIGVVCSHCGSYPIDKINGNWKCRNCGNLTKRGHLDALTDYALLFDTKISNKEMRSFLNLNSRNAAAYLMRKEGFPAEGEKRGTVYNLSSLIE, from the coding sequence TTGATTAGAAAAGAGAGAAAAATTCCTATAAAAATACTTAAATTAGAGGCTCTTTTGAGGAGGCTGTCAAAAGCGCATCTGAAATATCCTTTAATAAAAGAAGATTTATCCAAGATAAAAGCAGGGTATAGAGGAGAACAGTCACTTGATTATTACTTAAGCTTCCTCTCAAACGAAAAGTACCATATTCTTCATGATCTTCGTCTCCCCCACAAAACCCATCATTTTCAGATTGATTCTCTTCTCCTCTCACCAAACTTTATTCTAATAATGGAAATTAAAAACATAGCTGGAACGTTATACTTTGATCATTCTTTCCGTCAATTTATTCGGACGATCGATGGTAAAGAAGAGGTATTTCCTAATCCGCTTTTTCAAATTGTCAGGCACAAAATGCAATTAACTAATTGGTTAAAAGAACATCAAATTCTAAATGTCCCCGTTGAAAATCTATTGATCTTCAGTAATTCCTCCGCTATTATAAAATCGTCCAATCCGCATTCCCATACAATGAAACCTATTATTCAAAGCGCAGAGCTTATTTTAAAGATAGAAGAACTTGAAAAAAAATATACGATTCCTATTATTACAGATAAGCAAATAAAGAAGATAATAAAAAATTTGTTGAAAAATCATATTGCATTGGAGGTCGATGTTCTAGGCTCGTACAGCATTCTTCCTCAAGATATCATAATAGGAGTTGTCTGTTCTCATTGCGGGTCTTATCCAATTGATAAGATCAATGGAAATTGGAAGTGTAGAAATTGTGGTAATCTAACTAAAAGAGGGCATCTGGACGCACTAACTGACTATGCATTATTATTTGATACAAAAATCTCAAACAAAGAAATGAGAAGCTTTTTAAACCTCAATTCAAGAAATGCTGCCGCTTATTTGATGAGAAAAGAAGGATTTCCAGCAGAAGGCGAAAAAAGGGGCACAGTTTATAATTTATCCAGCTTAATCGAGTAA
- a CDS encoding IS256 family transposase: MTQINLTLNVEDLKDHLMNSNLDAVVKSSLVLILNQMMETERDEHLNADAYERTSARTDYRNGYYDRDFLVSIGKINLKVPRTRNGEFSTSVFEKYQRADQALVLSMIEMVVNGVSTRKVTKIMEQLCGESVSKSLVSTITKKLDPIVNEWASRPLNVMYYKYVFVDALYIKVREHQRVVSKAVYVAVGVNSQLKREVIGLAVNHSESKEGWTQFFSYLKSRGFQSPKLMISDAHKGLKAAIQESFVGTSWQRCTFHFKKNLFDRMPKKQAEELKHALLRIFDATKPEDARALKEEFMQTYDGERGYETVLSLLDDGFEDAIQFMNEPLGFQKKLRTTNNLERLNSEIRRRERVIRIFPNTQSAFRLIGAVLMDYEKSLDPGERKYMYDEKEN; encoded by the coding sequence ATGACCCAAATTAATCTTACCCTAAATGTAGAGGACTTAAAAGACCACCTCATGAATTCCAACTTGGACGCTGTGGTGAAATCATCACTTGTCCTCATTCTCAATCAAATGATGGAAACCGAGAGGGATGAGCACCTGAATGCGGATGCTTATGAAAGAACGAGTGCCCGTACAGACTACCGGAATGGCTATTATGACCGAGACTTTCTCGTCTCCATCGGAAAAATCAACCTGAAAGTCCCTCGTACCCGAAACGGGGAGTTTTCCACATCTGTATTCGAGAAGTATCAGCGTGCGGACCAAGCACTCGTCTTGTCTATGATAGAAATGGTCGTCAACGGGGTTTCGACCCGCAAAGTGACGAAGATCATGGAACAGCTTTGCGGGGAAAGTGTGTCCAAGTCCCTTGTCTCCACGATCACCAAAAAACTTGATCCCATCGTGAACGAGTGGGCTAGCCGACCCCTGAATGTCATGTACTACAAGTATGTGTTTGTGGACGCTTTGTATATTAAGGTCCGCGAACATCAGCGTGTAGTTTCCAAAGCCGTTTATGTGGCCGTTGGGGTCAACTCCCAGCTCAAACGGGAAGTCATTGGGCTGGCTGTCAATCATTCCGAATCCAAAGAAGGCTGGACGCAATTCTTTAGCTACCTCAAATCCAGGGGATTTCAATCTCCCAAATTGATGATTTCAGACGCCCACAAGGGCTTGAAGGCAGCGATTCAGGAATCCTTTGTCGGAACCAGCTGGCAGAGATGCACGTTCCACTTTAAAAAGAACCTCTTTGACCGCATGCCGAAGAAACAGGCAGAAGAATTAAAACACGCCCTCCTGCGTATTTTTGATGCCACAAAACCAGAGGACGCTAGAGCTTTAAAAGAGGAGTTTATGCAGACCTATGATGGAGAGCGCGGATATGAAACGGTCTTGTCTCTATTGGACGATGGCTTTGAAGATGCCATCCAATTCATGAATGAGCCACTGGGCTTTCAAAAGAAGCTGCGGACCACGAACAATCTGGAACGCCTAAATTCGGAAATCAGGAGAAGAGAGCGTGTCATTCGGATCTTCCCCAACACCCAGTCTGCTTTTCGTCTAATCGGAGCTGTCTTGATGGACTATGAAAAATCTCTTGATCCTGGAGAAAGAAAATACATGTACGATGAGAAAGAGAACTAA
- a CDS encoding SDR family oxidoreductase produces MNKIALITGASRLNGIGAAICRELASAGNDIFFTAWSPFDQAVYEKNHVNEPGLLMEELRSTGVRSEMMDADLSDPGVPELIFSEVKRRFGAEPDILINNAAFSVNKDILEMTALDMDRHYHVNVRGTALMCGAFARQFSKTSGGRIVNMTSGQSLGPMPGEIPYAASKGAIDALTVSISAELAPMGITVNAVNPGPTDSGWMNSEVKEHLAPMFPFGRIGQPADAARLIRFLVSEEAAWITGQVLHSEGGFRR; encoded by the coding sequence ATGAACAAAATCGCGCTTATTACGGGGGCTTCCCGTTTAAATGGTATTGGAGCCGCTATCTGCAGAGAGCTAGCGTCTGCAGGAAACGACATTTTCTTTACGGCATGGTCTCCATTTGATCAGGCTGTGTACGAGAAAAATCATGTAAACGAACCCGGGCTATTAATGGAAGAACTGCGCTCAACCGGAGTCCGATCAGAAATGATGGATGCTGACCTATCCGATCCGGGGGTACCTGAGCTGATTTTCAGTGAAGTAAAAAGGAGATTTGGGGCAGAGCCTGATATTCTCATTAATAATGCCGCATTCAGTGTGAATAAGGACATTTTGGAGATGACTGCCCTTGACATGGACCGTCACTATCACGTCAATGTCAGAGGAACGGCCCTCATGTGCGGAGCCTTCGCCCGCCAATTTTCTAAGACGAGCGGAGGACGCATCGTCAACATGACGTCCGGCCAATCACTCGGTCCCATGCCGGGGGAAATCCCTTATGCCGCAAGCAAGGGAGCCATCGACGCTCTGACTGTATCAATCTCAGCTGAACTTGCGCCCATGGGCATCACCGTAAATGCCGTCAACCCAGGTCCCACCGACAGCGGCTGGATGAACAGCGAAGTAAAAGAGCACCTCGCGCCCATGTTCCCCTTCGGACGAATCGGCCAGCCTGCAGACGCCGCGCGGCTCATCCGCTTTTTAGTCAGTGAGGAAGCAGCGTGGATCACGGGGCAGGTGTTGCACTCGGAAGGCGGGTTTCGGAGGTAG